Genomic segment of Acidobacteriota bacterium:
ACTTCTTCCAGGGATACATGGTGCCGTCGACTGGCTGCCTGCGCTATTTTGCGCTGCAGGTCATGCCACCGGGCTTCATGCTGCAGTTTCCGCATCAGCAGACCCCTACCGTCGTCACGCCGACCACCCCTTACCCGAAGCTGTTCGCCGTGTTCGAGCAGGCCGGCCACTGGCACGACCGGCTGGGCATCCGCAATGTCGGCGCACTGAACGACTCGATTGTCGCCGGCCGGTTGCCTGAGATTTCGCTGGTGTCGGAAGCGCTGCACGAGGCGGGCCTGGCCCGCATCGCCGACGAGATCGCGTCGTCGAGCCGGCGGATTCGTGTGGTGCTCATCGCGGGACCCAGTTCGTCTGGCAAGACGACGTTTTCCAAGCGGCTCGCGATCCAGTTACTGGCCAACGGTCTGCGGCCGCTGCCGCTCGGGCTGGATGACTACTTTGTCGATCGATCGCGGACGCCGCGAGATGCGAGCGGGGAGTACGACTATGAGACCATTCGGGCGCTCGATCTGGATCTGTTCAACGCCCATCTCCGGTCGCTCATCGATGGCCGGCCGACCGATCTGCCTCGCTACAATTTCATCACGGGCAACCGCGAGGCCGGGCCGACCATCACGCTCGAACCCGATCACCTGATCATCGTCGAGGGCATTCACGGATTGAATCCGGAGCTGGCGACCAACATTCCGCCGGAAAGTGTCTTCCGCATCTACGTGTCGGCGTTGACGCAGTTGAACCTGGACCGCCACAACCGCGTCAGCACGTCCGATTGCCGGCTGATCCGGCGGACCGTGCGCGATGCCTCGGCGCGCGGTTACAACGCCACCGACACGCTGCGCCGGTGGCCGGCCGTGATGCGGGGCGAGAAGCAGCACATTTTCTGCTTCCAGGAGAATGCGGACGCCGTGTTCAATTCGTCGCTGACGTACGAGATGGCGGTGCTTCGGCCGTTCGCCGAGCCGCTGCTGCTGCAGGTGCGGCCCTTCACGCCCGAGTTCCTCGAGGCAAACCGGCTGCTGTCATTCCTGCAGTGGTTCCGCCCCGCGCAAACCGATGTCGTACCGGAGAACTCGATTCTGAGAGAGTTCGTTGGCGGCTCGGTGCTGAGCCAGTTCCAGCTCTGGCGCACGCCGTCTGATCAGGATGGACCGCGGCGATAGCGTCAGGCGCGGTCCAGATCCTCACGACCCGTCTTGACGTTCCAGCCGAGCAGTTCGTATTGCGCTACGCCGGCCTTCCAGTAAGGGTCGTTGTCCCTCACCCGGTCCATCGCCTGTTCGGCCGCGGCGTCGGGCACGCGCAGCAGAAGCGCGCCGCCGAATCGCGGCTCCAGCGGCCCGGAGGCCACCAGCACGCCCTCCTTCTTCAACTGCTGCAGGTAGGCGCGATGGGCCTCATAGTGGGCGAGGACTTCTTCAATCGGCCGGCGATACCGGATGATGGCGAGTGCGTACATGACACCTCCGAGGTGAGCAGCCATTGTCCAACATCAGGCCCCCGATTTCTCTGATTTTCTCGGCCGGCTGCTATAATCGCGAACCGCACCATTCTGATAACGAGGTCATCATGAAACGTGTTCTAGTGGTCGCCTTCGTGGTGCTTGTCACGGCAGGGCTCGGTTCGTGGACCGCGCAGCCGTCAGCGCCAACCTACGACCTCGTGATTCGCGGCGGGCACGTCCTGGATGGCGCGGGGAACCCGTGGGTGGTCGCAGATGTTGCCGTGACCTCCGACACGATCGTCGCGATCGGTTTCGGTCTGGCCGGCAAGGGCAAACGCGAGATCGACGCGCGCGGACTGGTGGTCTCGCCCGGGTTCATCGACATCCATACGCATGCCCGGCGCGGAATCTTCGAGGTGCCGACTGCCGACAACTACGTCCGGCAGGGTGTGACGACGCTGTTTGAGGGGCCGGATGGGGGATCGCCGGTTCCGCTGAAGCCGTTCCTCGATCGCATTCAAAACACGAAGATCACGCCCAACTGGGCCATGTTCATCGGACAAGGCTCGGTGCGCGAGGCGGTGATGGGGCGGGTCAACCGTCCCGCCACGCCCGACGAACTGGAGAAGATGAAAGACCTCGTGCGGACGGGGATGAAGGACGGGGCATTTGGCCTGAGTTCAGGCCTGGTCTATGTGCCCGGCGTC
This window contains:
- a CDS encoding nucleoside kinase; the encoded protein is MNNIVPGVPRTSVQATFPDGSIFEAPPGTPVGDILRVAYGSPEVPMVAAIVNGRLRELTWPLSHDSDVTPLSAGSTDGARIYRRSIVFLMVVAKADVFPDADVYIEHSATTTGAYFCETLGGAPFTQDDLAALERRMREIVAEDVPITRSAVPVAEAIELFRGRGEGDTARLLAHRARPTIELYSLKGRRDFFQGYMVPSTGCLRYFALQVMPPGFMLQFPHQQTPTVVTPTTPYPKLFAVFEQAGHWHDRLGIRNVGALNDSIVAGRLPEISLVSEALHEAGLARIADEIASSSRRIRVVLIAGPSSSGKTTFSKRLAIQLLANGLRPLPLGLDDYFVDRSRTPRDASGEYDYETIRALDLDLFNAHLRSLIDGRPTDLPRYNFITGNREAGPTITLEPDHLIIVEGIHGLNPELATNIPPESVFRIYVSALTQLNLDRHNRVSTSDCRLIRRTVRDASARGYNATDTLRRWPAVMRGEKQHIFCFQENADAVFNSSLTYEMAVLRPFAEPLLLQVRPFTPEFLEANRLLSFLQWFRPAQTDVVPENSILREFVGGSVLSQFQLWRTPSDQDGPRR
- a CDS encoding YciI family protein, which produces MYALAIIRYRRPIEEVLAHYEAHRAYLQQLKKEGVLVASGPLEPRFGGALLLRVPDAAAEQAMDRVRDNDPYWKAGVAQYELLGWNVKTGREDLDRA